A region of the Streptomyces durocortorensis genome:
GCGTCGTCACCCCCGAGGGCACCCGCCCCGCGGCGGTCGCCGTCGCGGGCGGGACGATCGACGCGGTCCTGCCGCACGGCACCGAGGTGCCCGCGGGCGCCCGGCTGGAGGACTTCGGCGACGACGTCCTGCTGCCCGGCCTCGTCGACACCCACGTCCATGTGAACGACCCCGGCCGCACCGAGTGGGAGGGCTTCTACACCGCGACCCGCGCGGCCGCGGCGGGCGGTATCACCACGCTCCTGGACATGCCGCTCAACTCGCTGCCGCCCACCACCACCGTCGAGAACCTGCGGATCAAGCAGCAGGTCGCCGCCCCCAAGGCGCACGTCGACACCGGCTTCTGGGGCGGTGCGATCCCCTCCAACGTCAAGGACCTGCGCCCGCTGTACGAGGCCGGGGTCTTCGGGTTCAAGTGCTTCCTGTCGCCGTCGGGCGTCGAGGAGTTCCCGGAGCTGGACCAGGAGCAGCTGGCCCGTTCCATGGCCGAGATCACCGGCTTCGGCGGCCTGCTCATCGTGCACGCCGAGGACCCGCACCACCTGGCCGAGGCCCCGCAGCGCCCAGGGCCCGCCTACGCCGACTTCCTCGCCTCCCGCCCGCGCGACGCCGAGAACACCGCGATCGAAGGGCTCATCGCCCACGCCAAGCGGCTCGACGCCCGGGTCCACGTCCTGCACCTCTCCTCCAGCGACGCCCTGCCGCTGATCGCCGCCGCCAAGCGCGAGGGCGTCCGCGTCACCGTCGAGTCCTGCCCGCACTTCCTCACCCTCACCGCCGAGGAGGTCCCGGACGGGGCCACCGAGTTCAAGTGCTGCCCGCCCATCCGCGAGGCCGCCAACCAGGACGCCCTGTGGGCCGGGCTCGCCGACGGCACGATCGACTGCGTCGTCAGCGACCACTCGCCCTGCACCACCGACCTGAAGACCCCGGACTTCGCCTCCGCCTGGGGCGGGATCTCCTCCCTCCAGCTCGGCCTGCCCGCCGTCTGGACCGAAGCCCGCAGGCGCGGCCACTCCCTCGACGACGTCGCCCGCTGGATGTCCGCCGCCCCCGCCGAGCTCGCCGGGCTGACCCGCAAGGGCGCCATCGAGGCCGGGCGCGACGCCGACTTCGCGGTTCTCGCCCCCGAGGCGACCTTCACCGTCGACCCCGCCGAGCTCTTCCACCGCAACCAGGTCACCGCCTATGCCGGGAAGACCCTGCACGGCGTGGTCCGCTCCAGCTGGCTGCGCGGTGTCCGCATCGCCTCCGACGGCGTCCTCGCCGAGCCCACCGGCCGCCTCCTCGACCGCGGCCAGTGACCGTGCCCGCCGGCCCCGTTCCCGTACGGGACCACTGACCGCGCCCCCGGCCGCCCCCTCGTACGAGACCACCGACCGCCCCCGAAAGGAACCCCCGACCATGACGGACGCCGCGATACCCCGCTTCACCGGTGACGCCGACCCGTACGCGGGAGGCGACCCCTACGCCGACCACCGCACGGCCGACTTTCCCTTCTCCCACCTCGTGGACCTGGCCGACCGTCGCCTCGGGGCCGGGGTCATCGCCGCCAACGACGAGTTCTTCGCCGAGCGCGAGAACCTGCTCAAGCCCGAGCCCGCCGTCTTCGACCCGGAGCACTTCGGGCACAAGGGCAAGATCATGGACGGCTGGGAGACCCGCCGCCGACGTGGGGTCAGCGCGGCCGAACCGCACCCCACCGCCGACGACCACGACTGGGCCCTCGTCCGCCTCGGCGCGCCCGGCGTCATCCGGGGCATCGTCCTGGACACCGCCCACTTCCGCGGCAACTACCCGCAGGCCGTCTCCGTCGAGGCCGTGTCCCTGCCCGGCTCCCCGTCCCCCGAGGACCTCCTCGCCCCCGACGTGAAGTGGACGACGCTCGTCCCGCGCACGCCGGTCGGCGGCCACGCGGCAAACGGGTTCGCCGTCGACGCCGAGCAGCGCTTCACCCACCTGCGGGTCAACCAGCACCCCGACGGCGGGATCGCCCGGCTGCGCGTCTACGGCGAGGTCGCCCCGGACCCGGCCTGGCTCGGCGCCCTCGGCACGTTCGACCTCGCCGCCCTGGAGAACGGCGGCCAGGTCGAGGACGCCTCCGACCGCTTCTACTCCCCGGCCACCAACACCATCCAGCCCGGCCGCTCCCGCAAGATGGACGACGGCTGGGAGACCCGCCGTCGGCGCGACACGGGCAACGACTGGATCCGCTACCGCCTCGCCGCCCAGTCCGAGATCCGGGCCGTCGAGATCGACACCGCCTACCTCAAGGGCAACTCCGCGGGCTGGGCGAGCCTTTCGGTACGGGACGGGGAGAGCGGCGACTGGACCGAGGTCCTGCCCCGGACCCGGCTCCAGCCCGACACCAACCACCGCTTCGTGCTGGAGGGGCCGGTGCGTGCCACCCACGTCACGATCGACATCTTCCCGGACGGCGGGATCTCCCGGCTCCGGCTGTACGGATCGCTCACGGACGAGGGCGCGACGGGGCTGGCGGCCCGTCACCGCGAGCTCGGGGGCTGACATCGGGCCGGTGTGCCATCGCGGTCGCCGGGGGATCGCGGTGTGCCCGGACGGTCCCGTTGCATGAGGGTGTGTCACCCTGGTCAGGGTGCGGCGAGCAGGGCCTCAGCGGGTCTCTCGCCGCACCTTCCGACGTCCCGACCAGGAGCCCCCCATGATCTTCATCGCCGTCAAGTTCACCGCCCTCGTCGCCGAGCGCGACAACTGGCTCCCCAGGCTGGAGGGCTTCACCGTCGCCACCCGCAGCGAGCCCGGCAACGTCTTCTTCGACTGGTCCTACAGCGTGGAGAACCCCAACGAGTTCGTCCTCCTGGAGGCCTTCGCCGACGCGGCGGCCGGGGAAGCACACGTGAACTCCGACCACTTCAAGGCGGCGATCGAGACGATGTCGGAGATGGTGGCCGAGGTCCCCGAGATCATCAATGTCGAGGTGGAAGGCACCGGCTGGTCCCGGATGGCGGAGGTCACCCCGCGCAACCGCTGAGCCGGGACAGCCCTCAGAACTCCTCGTGCGATTCCGGGTCGCCGCCGAAGCGCCGCTGCCGCCCGGACGCGATCGTCGTCAGCTCCTGGGCGCTCAGCTCGAATCCGAACAGGTCGAGGTTCTCGCGCTGCCGCCCCGGGTCCGCCGACTTCGGGATCGGCACCGCCCCCAGCTGGGTGTGCCAGCGCAGCACCACCTGGCCGGGGGTCACCCCGTGGTCCTCCGCGATCGCCACGGTCGAGGGGTCGTCCAGCACCTCGCGTCCCCGGGCCAGCGGGCTCCAGGCCTCCGTGACGACGCCCTTCGCCGCGTGCACCGCCCGCAGTTCCTCCTGCGGGAGCAGGGGATGCATCTCGATCTGGTTCACCGAGGGCAGCACGCCCGTCTCCCGCTCCAGCCGCTCCAGATGAGCGGCGGTGAAGTTGGATACGCCGATGGAGCGGACGAGGCCGTCCTCGCGGAGCCTGATCATCGCCTTCCAGGTGTCCACGTACTTGTCGACGCGGGGGAGCGGCCAGTGGATCAGGTAGAGGTCGACGTACTCGACGCCCAGGCGGGCCCGTGACTCCTCGAACGAGGCGAGGGTCTCCTCGTACCCCTGGTGGCGGCCGGGGACCTTCGTGGTGACGAAGACGTCCTGGCGGGGGACGCCGCTGCGGACGATGCCCCGCCCGGTGCCGGTCTCGTTGCCGTAGTTCAGGGCCGTGTCGACCAGCCGGTAGCCGAGCTCCAGGGCCCCGGCGACGGCCTCCTCGGCGGCCTCGTCGTCCAGCGGGTAGGTGCCGAGCCCCACCGCCGGGATCTCGGTGCCGTCGTTGAGCGCGTGAACCGGTGTGCCGGACATGCCCGTCCCGTCCTTCCCGTCGCTGCCCCCGTCCCGGCCAGCGTAGGGGCGCGGCCGTGACGGGGCAGCTCGGCGAAGCGAGCCCGGACACCGGGGGCCGCCGGGCTCAGGCCGCGTGGCCGCCGTCCACGACGACCTCGGTCCCGGTGATGAAGGCCGCGTCCGGGCTCGCGAGATACGCGACCAGCGAGGCGACCTCGTCCACCGTCCCGAACCGGCCCAGGGCCGTGGCCGCGCGCTGGCCCTCGGCGAACGGTCCGTCGGCCGGGTTGAGATCGGTGTCGACCGGCCCGGGCTGGACCAGGTTCACCGTGATGCCGCGCGGCCCCAGTTCCCGGGCCAGCGGCTTGGTCAGCCCGGCCAGGGCGGACTTGCTCAGGGCGTAGAGCGTGCCGCCCGGCCCGCCCGCGTACCGGCTCAGCGCGGTGCCGACGGAGACGATACGGCCGCCGTCGGCCATCCGCTCCGCCGCCGCCCGGCAGGCGAGGAACACCGCCCGCACGTTCACGGCCAGCACCCGGTCCACCTCCGGCCCGGCGAGCGTGGAGATCGGGCCGAGGACGCCGATGCCCGCGTTGTTGACCAGGACGTCGAGCCGGCCGAGCGCGTCCGCCGCCCGGTCCACGGCTCCGGCGGCGGCACCGGCGTCCGCGGCGTCGCAGCGCAGGGCGACACCGCGGCGGCCGAAGGCCTCGATCTTCGCGACGACCGCGCGGGCCGCCGCCTCGTCCTGGACATAGGTGACCGCGACGTCCACGCCGTCCTGGGCGAGCCGCAGCGCGGTCGCGGCGCCGATGCCCCGGCTGCCGCCGGTGACGAGCGCGGCCCGCGGGGAAACGCTGGTGGAAAGGGTGCTGGACATGACTGGTTCCTTTGTCGCCGGGGACGCCGTCGCTCCGACGGCGTGTCCCAGCCAACCCCGGTGGGACGCTGCGGACCGGCGGGTATCGGACACCCACGGCCGGTGCGCGGAGGCGGCTCCCGGCCGGACCGATGAGTTCCGGCCGGGAGCCGGGTCGTAAGGGCAGGACCGCCGGACCGCCACGAGGTCCGGCCGACAGGCGAAGGAGATCCGCCATGGCCGAGCTGACACTCACCGCGTTCCTGACCCTGGACGGCGTGTACCAGGCACCCGGCGGTGTCGACGAGGACACCAGCGGGGGCTTCGCGTACGGGGGATGGGTCTTCCCGTACGCCGACGAGGACATGGGCGCGTTCATGGAGGAGGTGTTCCGGCGCCCCGCGGCCTTCCTGCTCGGCCGGCGCACCTATGACATCTTCGCCGCGTACTGGCCGAAGGTCACCGAGGAGGACGACCTCATCGCCGCCGGACTCAACGAGCTGCCCAAGTACGTCGTCTCCTCGACGCTCCGGGACCCGCAGTGGCAGGGCACGACCGTGCTCGACGGCGACCTCGTCACGGAGGTCACCCGCCTCAAGGAGCAGACGCGGGGCGGTGAGCTTCAGGTGCACGGCAGCGGGCAGCTCGCCCGGGCCCTGCACGAGGCGGGGCTGATCGACACCTACCGCCTGCTCGTCTTCCCGGTCCTCCTCGGCGCGGGGCGGCGGCTCTTCGGCGAGGGCGGCGCCCCGACGGCCCTGGAGCCGACCTCGGCCCGCACCACGTCGAGCGGCATCGCGATCCAGACGTACCGGCGCGGCGGCCCGGCGCGGTTCGGCACCATCGGCGAATGACGCGGAACGCCCCTACGGGCGGAACGCCTCTACGCCATGGGCGAGTCCGGCTGGTGCGGCGTGTCCGGTAGCAGCGTCGGGTCCGTCGCCGCCCTCCGCAGCCGTCCCAGGATGGACCGGGCCGCCTTGTCGTAGCCGAGGTTGTTGTTCTGGAGCACCGATTCGGCGTTGGCCAGCTCCAGGAAGGCGATGACCTCGAACGCCAGCTGGCGCACGTCGGTGTCCGGGGCCAGTTCCCCGGCGGCCCTCGCCTCGTCGATCGTCTGCTCCACGAACGTGACCCAGCCCGTCTGCGCGGACGCCAGGGCGTCGTGCACCTTGCCGCTGCGGGCGTCGAACTCGGCGGTGGCGGCGTAGAAGAAGCAACCGCCCCGGAAGACCCGCTCGCGGGAGTACGCGGTCCACGCCTCGCACAGCCGCCAGACCCGGCGGAGCCCCGGGGGCACCGAGCGGGTGGGGCGCAGCACATGGTCGACGTAGACGGCCACCGCGGCCCGCACGGTGGCCAGCTGGAGTTCCTCCTTCGAGCCGAAGAGGGCGAACACGCCGCTCTTGCTCAGCCCCAGCTCGGTCGCCAGCCGTCCCAGCGACAGCCCTTCAAGACCCTCGACCGAGGCGATCTGCACCGCTCGCCCCAGAACCGTCCGCCGGGTCTGGTTCCCCCGCTCGACCCGCCCGTCCGCCCTGACCAACACCATGTGACCACTCCGTGTCTCAGAGTTATCGAGGCGTCAGTCTAGGGAACGGGGGAGCGGGTGCCGAACCTCCCGTCCGGCCGTCCGGACGGCCCTGACCACGGGCATTGCCCCTGTGACCACGGCCAATGCCTCGCGATGATCCGACCGTTGAGACAGGTGTTCCCTTCTTCGGAGCCCGGCGGGTAGCGTGATCGTTCCGAGTGCGAGCCGGTGAGGTCTCCACAACACCTTCCGTGGAGATCCAGGAGAACCCGGTGTCCGCTGTCGCCGTGCCCGACCTCGCAACCCCGCGCCGCGCCTGGGCCGCCGACCTGCCGGTGCTCGCCGTCGCCGTCGTGTGGGGAGCCAGCTACCTCGCCGCCAAGGGCATCACCACCGCGCACACCGTCATAGCCGTCCTCGTCCTGCGCTTCGCGATCGTGCTGCCGGTGCTCGTGGCGACCGGATGGCGCAGGCTGCGGGCGCTGACCCTCCCGCAGTGGCGGGGTGCCGGACTGCTGGGCCTGGTGCTGAGCGGGGTCTTTCTGCTGGAGACGTACGGGGTGGTGCACACCTCCGCCACCAACGCCGGGCTGATCATCAGCCTCACCATGATCTTCACGCCGCTCGCCGAGGCCGCGGTCACCCGCGTCCGGCCGTCCGGGGGCTTCGTCGCGGCGGCCGGGCTCTCGGTGGCGGGGGTGGTGCTGCTGACCCAGGGCGGCGGGTTCACCAGCCCCTCGACCGGTGATCTGCTGATGCTGCTCGCCGCCCTCGCCCGGACCGCGTACGTTCTGGCGATGGCCCGCATCAAGGCGGTCCGGGGCGCCGACTCGCTCTCCCTGACCACCGTCCAGCTCGGCAGCGCGGTCGCGGTCTTCGCCGTCCTCGCCGCCGTCCCGGGGACCGGCGCCTCGCCCTGGAGCGCGGCGGCGGACTTCGGCCCCCGGGAATGGGCGGGCCTGGTCTTCCTCTCGGTGTTCTGCACGCTGTTCGCGTTCTTCGTGCAGATGTGGTCCGTACGCCGCACCTCGCCGTCCCGGGTCAGCCTGCTGCTCGGTACGGAACCGCTGTGGGCCGCCGCCGTCGGGATCAGCCTGGGCGGGGAGCGGCTGGGCGTCGTCGGGGTGGCCGGTGCGGTCCTCGTCCTGGCGGGCACCGCGTGGGGCCGGCGCAGCGTGGACCGGGATCGCGGCGGGGCGTGAGTCGGGGCGCCCCGGTCAGGTCTTGATCGCGTCCGCGGCGATCATCACCGCCGCCCCCGTCACGATCAGCACGATGTGGACGAACAGCCCGCGGTCGCTGAGGAAGTCGATGTGCCGCACCACCGTCCACAGCCGGAACCAGCCCGTCCACTCGAACACCAGCCCGCCGACGCCCTGGATGAAGACGAGGAACCCGATCGTCTCGACGATTTTCTTCATACGTCGAGCCTTGCGGCCACCCCGGGCCCGCCGCTTCGGCCACCGGTCCCGTCCGGCGCGCCGAAAGTAGCGAGCCGGACGACTTTGGTCGCCTTCGCGCCGCGCGCTGCCCTTGCGGGCCGCCCTTCTGCGTAACTTTGTCGATATGACGCGCACCGAGTACCGCTGGCTGCTCCCCTCGGCGATGGCCGACCCCGAGCTGCCCGGCGACCGGGCCCGGGCGCGCCGGACCGTGCGGGACTGGGTCGTCGACATCGTGGCCTTCCTCTCCGCCGCGTTCATCGGCATGCTCGCCCTCGCCGCGGTCGACGCCGACGAGACCACGGCGGACGTGGTGGTGTTCGTGGACTCCGTGGTGGGCGCGGCGGCCTGCTGCGCGCTCTGGCTCCGGCGGCGCTGGCCCGTCGGGCTCGCCGTGTCCCTGACCGTCCTCTCCGTCGTCGAGCCCGTCGCCGCCGGAGCGATGCTGGTCGCCCTGTTCAGCCTGGCCGTCCACCGCCCCCTCAAGCCGACGCTGATCGTCGGCGCGGGCGCACTGCTCGCGGTGCCCGTCCAGCCCCTCCTGCGCCCCGACCCGCAGACCGGTTTCCTCGTCTCGGTCCTCTTCGGGGTCATGCTGATCCTGTTGGCGCTCAGCTGGGGGATGGGCGTACGGTCGCGGCGTCAGCTCGTCGTGACCCTCCACGAGAGGGCCCACCGCGCCGAGGCGGAGGCGGAGCTGCGCGCCGAGCAGGCTCAGCGCCTCGCCCGGGAGGCCATCGCCCGCGAGATGCACGACGTCCTGGCCCACCGCCTCACCCTGCTCAGCGTGCACGCCGGGGCGCTGGAATTCCGGCCCGACGCCCCCGCGGCCCAGATCGGCCGGGCCGCCGGGGTCATCCGGGACAGCGCCCACGAGGCGCTCCAGGACCTCCGCGAGATCATCGGCGTCCTGCGCGGCCCCGGCGACACCGACGAGGGCGAGCGCCCGCAGCCCACCCTCACCAGTCTGGACGCCCTCATCGACGAGTCCCGGCTCGCGGGCATGAAGGTCGCCCTCGACAACCGGGTCACCGATCCGCAGGGCGCCCCCGCCGCCACCGGCCGCACGGTCTACCGCATCGCGCAGGAATGCCTGACCAACGCCCGCAAGCACGCCCCCGGCACCGAGGTCACCGTCACCGTGACCGGCGGCCCCGGCGAAGGCCTCACCATCGCGGTGGCGAACCCGGCCCCCGTCGAACCCTTCGAACGCGTCCCCGGCTCCGGCCAGGGGCTCATCGGCCTCACCGAACGTGCCACCCTGGCCGGGGGCGGTCTGGAGCACGGCCCGACGAAGGACGGCGGATTCGCGGTCCGCGCCCGGCTGCCGTGGCCCGCGGGATGAGGCGGGGCGCCGGCTGGCTACGGTGGCCGTCATGAACGCAACGCCCTCGCCCGGCCCGCCCGTACGGCTGCTGATCGTCGACGACGACCCGCTCGTCCGGGCCGGACTGACCCTGATGCTCGGC
Encoded here:
- a CDS encoding SDR family NAD(P)-dependent oxidoreductase, producing MSSTLSTSVSPRAALVTGGSRGIGAATALRLAQDGVDVAVTYVQDEAAARAVVAKIEAFGRRGVALRCDAADAGAAAGAVDRAADALGRLDVLVNNAGIGVLGPISTLAGPEVDRVLAVNVRAVFLACRAAAERMADGGRIVSVGTALSRYAGGPGGTLYALSKSALAGLTKPLARELGPRGITVNLVQPGPVDTDLNPADGPFAEGQRAATALGRFGTVDEVASLVAYLASPDAAFITGTEVVVDGGHAA
- a CDS encoding dihydrofolate reductase family protein, with the translated sequence MAELTLTAFLTLDGVYQAPGGVDEDTSGGFAYGGWVFPYADEDMGAFMEEVFRRPAAFLLGRRTYDIFAAYWPKVTEEDDLIAAGLNELPKYVVSSTLRDPQWQGTTVLDGDLVTEVTRLKEQTRGGELQVHGSGQLARALHEAGLIDTYRLLVFPVLLGAGRRLFGEGGAPTALEPTSARTTSSGIAIQTYRRGGPARFGTIGE
- a CDS encoding aldo/keto reductase, which produces MSGTPVHALNDGTEIPAVGLGTYPLDDEAAEEAVAGALELGYRLVDTALNYGNETGTGRGIVRSGVPRQDVFVTTKVPGRHQGYEETLASFEESRARLGVEYVDLYLIHWPLPRVDKYVDTWKAMIRLREDGLVRSIGVSNFTAAHLERLERETGVLPSVNQIEMHPLLPQEELRAVHAAKGVVTEAWSPLARGREVLDDPSTVAIAEDHGVTPGQVVLRWHTQLGAVPIPKSADPGRQRENLDLFGFELSAQELTTIASGRQRRFGGDPESHEEF
- a CDS encoding sensor histidine kinase, whose product is MTRTEYRWLLPSAMADPELPGDRARARRTVRDWVVDIVAFLSAAFIGMLALAAVDADETTADVVVFVDSVVGAAACCALWLRRRWPVGLAVSLTVLSVVEPVAAGAMLVALFSLAVHRPLKPTLIVGAGALLAVPVQPLLRPDPQTGFLVSVLFGVMLILLALSWGMGVRSRRQLVVTLHERAHRAEAEAELRAEQAQRLAREAIAREMHDVLAHRLTLLSVHAGALEFRPDAPAAQIGRAAGVIRDSAHEALQDLREIIGVLRGPGDTDEGERPQPTLTSLDALIDESRLAGMKVALDNRVTDPQGAPAATGRTVYRIAQECLTNARKHAPGTEVTVTVTGGPGEGLTIAVANPAPVEPFERVPGSGQGLIGLTERATLAGGGLEHGPTKDGGFAVRARLPWPAG
- a CDS encoding putative quinol monooxygenase; translation: MIFIAVKFTALVAERDNWLPRLEGFTVATRSEPGNVFFDWSYSVENPNEFVLLEAFADAAAGEAHVNSDHFKAAIETMSEMVAEVPEIINVEVEGTGWSRMAEVTPRNR
- the alc gene encoding allantoicase, translating into MTDAAIPRFTGDADPYAGGDPYADHRTADFPFSHLVDLADRRLGAGVIAANDEFFAERENLLKPEPAVFDPEHFGHKGKIMDGWETRRRRGVSAAEPHPTADDHDWALVRLGAPGVIRGIVLDTAHFRGNYPQAVSVEAVSLPGSPSPEDLLAPDVKWTTLVPRTPVGGHAANGFAVDAEQRFTHLRVNQHPDGGIARLRVYGEVAPDPAWLGALGTFDLAALENGGQVEDASDRFYSPATNTIQPGRSRKMDDGWETRRRRDTGNDWIRYRLAAQSEIRAVEIDTAYLKGNSAGWASLSVRDGESGDWTEVLPRTRLQPDTNHRFVLEGPVRATHVTIDIFPDGGISRLRLYGSLTDEGATGLAARHRELGG
- a CDS encoding DMT family transporter, whose protein sequence is MSAVAVPDLATPRRAWAADLPVLAVAVVWGASYLAAKGITTAHTVIAVLVLRFAIVLPVLVATGWRRLRALTLPQWRGAGLLGLVLSGVFLLETYGVVHTSATNAGLIISLTMIFTPLAEAAVTRVRPSGGFVAAAGLSVAGVVLLTQGGGFTSPSTGDLLMLLAALARTAYVLAMARIKAVRGADSLSLTTVQLGSAVAVFAVLAAVPGTGASPWSAAADFGPREWAGLVFLSVFCTLFAFFVQMWSVRRTSPSRVSLLLGTEPLWAAAVGISLGGERLGVVGVAGAVLVLAGTAWGRRSVDRDRGGA
- the allB gene encoding allantoinase AllB, whose product is MSGADVNLILRSTRVVTPEGTRPAAVAVAGGTIDAVLPHGTEVPAGARLEDFGDDVLLPGLVDTHVHVNDPGRTEWEGFYTATRAAAAGGITTLLDMPLNSLPPTTTVENLRIKQQVAAPKAHVDTGFWGGAIPSNVKDLRPLYEAGVFGFKCFLSPSGVEEFPELDQEQLARSMAEITGFGGLLIVHAEDPHHLAEAPQRPGPAYADFLASRPRDAENTAIEGLIAHAKRLDARVHVLHLSSSDALPLIAAAKREGVRVTVESCPHFLTLTAEEVPDGATEFKCCPPIREAANQDALWAGLADGTIDCVVSDHSPCTTDLKTPDFASAWGGISSLQLGLPAVWTEARRRGHSLDDVARWMSAAPAELAGLTRKGAIEAGRDADFAVLAPEATFTVDPAELFHRNQVTAYAGKTLHGVVRSSWLRGVRIASDGVLAEPTGRLLDRGQ
- a CDS encoding TetR/AcrR family transcriptional regulator; amino-acid sequence: MVLVRADGRVERGNQTRRTVLGRAVQIASVEGLEGLSLGRLATELGLSKSGVFALFGSKEELQLATVRAAVAVYVDHVLRPTRSVPPGLRRVWRLCEAWTAYSRERVFRGGCFFYAATAEFDARSGKVHDALASAQTGWVTFVEQTIDEARAAGELAPDTDVRQLAFEVIAFLELANAESVLQNNNLGYDKAARSILGRLRRAATDPTLLPDTPHQPDSPMA